The segment AAAGGGCACCCGCCCCGCCCCCACGGCGATGGCCGCCGGGCTTTGGGGCACATGGAGGGCTAGAACCCGGCCCAAGGGTCCCTCCACCACTTCCACGTAGGGCAGGAGAAGCCCCTGGGTGAGCTGGAAAAGGGCATGGGTGATCTGCAAGGGGTGGATCTCCGAGGCTCCCACTACCCGTCCCTCCCCATCCACCCCCAGGAAGAGGATCCCGCCCCGGTGGTTGGCTAGACCGGCAGCGTAGCGGGCCAGCTCCTCCGGGGAGAGGTCCGGAGGCAGGAAAAGGGTGCGCTCGTCCTGTCCCAAAGCGAGCCGCTCCAAGAGTTCTTCCCACGTCACGGGCCTCAGTTTAAGGGGAGAGGCCCGGGGCCAGCGGGGTGGTTTCTTGAGAATATTGTTCAGCGTCATGGGGACATTTGCACACTTTTGCACCGACACTTTGCGCCATAGTCAGTCCTGATTGGCTATATGTCTCGCTATTATTTGTCAAGTGTCAAGCTAATGCTTGACATTATGCACACCCGGTGCTACCCTCAGCCCTAAGGAGGTGACGGACCATGCGGAAGACCCTATTTATAGTGGCAAGCGGGCTTTCAGGACTGGCCTTGGCAGAAGGGGTGGACGGGGCGGCCACGGCCTGGATGCTGGTTTCCACGGCCCTGGTGCTCCTCATGACCCCGGCTTTGGCCTTCTTCTACGGCGGCCTGGTGCGGAGCAAGAACGCCTTGAACACCATGATGATGAGCTTCGCCACCTTGGGCTTCGTGGGGGTGGGCTGGGCGCTCCTCGGCTACAGCCTGGCCTTTGCCGAGGGCGGTCCCTGGCTGGGAGGCCTAGGCCACGCCCTTCTGAAGGGAGTGGGCCTCGAGGCCAAGGGGGAGATCCCCCACCTCCTCTTCATGGCCTTCCAGGGCACCTTTGCCATCATCACCGCCGCCCTCCTCACGGGCGGTATGGTGGAGAGAATGCGCTTTCCCGCCCTGCTCCTCTTCCTCAGCCTCTGGGGGCTCTTGGTCTACGCCCCCCTGGCCCACTGGGTCTGGGGGGGAGGGTTTTTGGGCTCCTTAGGGGCCCTGGACTTCGCCGGGGGCACGGTGGTGCACATCAACGCCGGCATCGCTGCCCTGGTGGGGGCCTTGGTCCTGGGGGCCCGGAAGGACTACGGCCGCCAGGCCATCCTGCCCCATAACGTCCCCTTTACGCTTCTGGGGGCCGCCCTTCTCTGGTTCGGCTGGTTTGGGTTCAACGGGGGAAGCGCCCTGAGCTCCGGGGCCCTGGCCAGCCTGGCCTTTGTGAACACCCTCCTCGCCCCCGCGGCCACCCTGGTGGCTTGGGTCCTCCTGGACCTCCTCCGCACCGGCAAGGTCACAGCGGTTGGGCTCGCCACCGCCATCGTGGTGGGCCTGGTGGCCATCACCCCGGCAGCGGGGTTCGTATCCCCCCTGTCCGCCCTGGTGCTGGGGGCGGTGAGCGCCTTCCCCAGCTATTTCTTCCTGCTCTGGCGGCCCAAGACCCGGCTGGACGACTCCCTGGACGTCTTTGGCGCCCACGGGATCGCCGGCACCACCGGTGCCCTCCTCACCGGCCTTCTGGCGGAGAAGGCCTGGAACGGGGTGGCGGATGGCTTCCTCTTCGGCAACCCCGTGCAGCTGGCCATCCAAGCCCTGGCGGTGGGGGTGGCGGTGGCCTACTCCGCCCTCGGCACCTTCCTCCTCCTGAAGCTTGTGGGCCTTCTCACCCCCTTGCGGGCGAGCCCCAAGGAGGAAGGGCTGGGCCTGGACGTGACCCAGCACGGGGAGGAAGCCTACGTGGAAGGCGAAGGGGCCATCCTGGTGCTCTCCGAGGCTAGCCCCCCTGCCCTCAAGCCCGCGGGAGGTAAGGCATGAAGCTCATCGTGGCCATCATCCGGCCGGAGAAGCTACAGGACGTGCTGGAGGCCCTCTTCAGGGCAGAGGTGCGGGGGCTATCCATCAGCAGGGTCCAGGGGCACGGGGGGGAGACGGAAAGGGTGGAAACCTACCGGGGCACCACGGTGAAGATGGCCCTGCACGAGAAGATCCGCCTGGAGATCGGGGTGTCCGACCCCTTCGTTCGGCCCACGGTGGAGGCCATCCTCAAAGCCGCCCGCACCGGGGAGGTGGGGGACGGAAAGATCTTCGTTCTGCCGGTGGAGAAGGTCTACCGGATCCGCACCGGGGAGGAGGACCAGGCCGCCGTGACCCCGGTACAATAAGGATGTGACGGCCAGGCAGCGGGCCATCCTTCACCTCCTGGTGGAGGTGTACATCAAGACCAAAGCCCCTGTGCCCTCGGCCAGGCTGGCCGAGGGCCTGGGGCTTTCCCCTGCCCTGGCCCGGTACGAGCTCATCGCCCTCGAGGAGATGGGCTACCTCTCCAAACCCCATGCCTCCGCCGGAAGGGTCCCCACCCGGCAGGCCTTCCGCCAGTACTCCCTTTCCCTCCTCCCCCCAAAACCCCTTCCCGAGGCCACCCAGGAGCGGCTCCAGCGGGCCCTGGAGGGGGCCAGGGAACCCGAGGCCTTTTTGGTGAAGATGGCGGTGGGGCTTTCCGGGTACCCTGCCCTCCTGCGCCTTAGGCCCCGGAGGTCCCCCAGGGTGCTTCAGGTCCACCTCTCCCCCCTCCCGGAAGGCACCCTGGCGGTCTTCGTCCTGGAAGGGGGAAGGGTGAAGGAGGCCCGCCTTCCCCTCACCCTCCCGACAGAGCGCCTAAGACAGGCGGAAGAAGCCCTCTCCGGACCCTTTGCCGCCCTTCCCCCGGCTCCCAGGGGCCTGGAGGAGCTTTTCGCCCATCTCTCCCGGGCCCTTTCCGCAGGCCTTTCCCTCGTCTACCGCGAGGGGCTTTCCGAGGCCTTAAAGGAACCGGAGGCCAAGGACACTGGCTTTCTGGAGCGCCTGGTGGCCCTTTATGAAGCCGGGGGGGACGAGGCGGTCCTGACCCCTCCCGGCCGGGTGGACGTGCGGGTGGGGGAGGTGGAGGGCCTTTCCCAGGTGCAGGCGGGCTTCGCCCGGGGGGAGTGGCTAGGGGAGCTGGTGCTCCTGGGGCCCATGCGCATGCGCTACCTCGAGGCCCTCTCCGTGGCCTCAAGCCTCAGCCAGGTCTATACTGGGCAGCATGCGGGTTGAAGTGCGGCTCTTCGCCCTTTACCGGGAACAGGCGGGCACGGACCGCCTCTTCCTGGAGCTTCCCGAAGGAGCCCGGGTACTGCATGCTAAAGAAGCCCTGGAGAAGCGTTTTCCCGGCCTAAGGCTGGAGGGCGGCATGGCGGCGGTGAACCAGGCCCTGGCCCAGGGGGAAACCCCCCTAAAGGAGGGGGACGAGGTGGCCTTTCTGCCCCCGGTCTCGGGAGGGCAGGACTCCTACGGCCTCACCCATGAACCTTTGGACCTTAAGGCCCTGGTGGACTGGGCCACCGCCCCCGAGTACGGGGCAGTGGTGAGCTTCCTGGGCACCACCCGGAGCCCCAACCGGGGGGAGGAGGTGGCCTTCTTGGAGTACGAGGCCTACCCCGGCATGGCGGAGAAGGTCATGGCGGAGATCATCGGGGAGATGCGCTCCCGCTGGCCCCTGGGCCGGGTGGCCCTCTGGCACCGCCTGGGCCGGGTGGACCCCGGGGAGGCCTCCATCGCCATCGTGGTTTCCGCCCGGCACCGCCCCGAGGCCTTCGCGGCCTGCCAGTACGCCATTGACCGGGTGAAGCAGATCCTCCCCGTCTGGAAGAAGGAACACCGGCCGGACGGCAGCTTCTGGGTGGAGGGGTTCACCCCGGAAGGGCACCGCCTCTGACGTGGCCTCCTTCTCCCTCATCGCAGGTCTTCTTCTCCTGGTCCTTTGGGCCCTGCCCCTCCTTCTCGGCTTCCTCTCGGGCCGGGCCTACCGGCATGGGCGCACCAGGGTGGGCCTGGGTCTCCTCCTCTTCGGGGGCTTCCTGGGGCTCCTTGCCCGGCCCAGGCCCTTGGGGCTTCTTCTTCTCCTTCTGGGGCTCGGTCTGGGCTACGGGCGGCTACGCTGAAAAACCCTGGCGAAAGCCTTACAATAGGACGATGACCGAGCGGTCCTTGCGCCCGCTAACGGAAGAGGAATACCTGGCCCTGGAAGGGGCTAGCCCCGTGCGCCACGAGCTGGTAGGGGGCATCCCTTATGCCATGGCCGGGGCCAGCCTGGACCACAACCTCCTGGTGACCAACCTGGTGGCCCTCCTCAAGCCCCTGGCCCGGGCCAAGGGGTGCCGGGTTTACAGCGAAACCGTGAAGCTTAGGCTCGCGGAGGACACCTTCTACTACCCGGATGTTATGGTGGTCTGTGGCCCCAAGGCCCACCCCCTCTACGAAACCGCCCCCTGCTTGGTGGTGGAGGTGCTCTCCCCGAGCACCGAGGCCCAGGACCGGCGGGAGAAGCTGGCCCGCTATCTGCGCCTCCCGAGCCTCGAGGGCTACCTCCTCCTGGAAAGCGAGGGACGGGGCGGCACCCTGTACCGCAGGACGGCAGAGGGCTTCCTGGCCGAACCCCTGGAGGAAAGCTTTGCCCTGCCCTGTGTGGGAGGAAGGCTTAGCCTCGCGGAAGTCTACGAGGGCGTGGCATGAGGCCCATCCTGGAACTCCTACCCGAAGAGCTTCCCGGCGAGGGCTTCCGCAAGGCCCAGATCGCCCGCTGGCTCTACGCCCGGGGGGCCATGGACTTCTCCGAGATGACCGACCTGCCCAAGGGCCTCCGGGAAGCCTGGGGCCAGGAGTGGCGCATCTCCGAGTTCGCCCTGGTGGAGGCCTACCCCAGCCGGGATGGGAGCGTCAAGTACCTCTTCACCCTCCTGGACGGAAAGAAGACGGAAGCCGTCTACATGCCCTACCCTAACCGCAAGACCGTCTGCCTTTCCAGCATGGTGGGCTGCCCCGCGGGGTGCACCTTCTGCGCCACCGGGGCCTTGGGCTTTGGCCGCAACCTCACCGCGGCGGAGATCCTTTCCCAGCTCCTGGCCATCGCCCACCACCAGGGCATCTCCCCCAGGGACATCCGGAACGTGGTGCTCATGGGCATGGGGGAGCCCCTCCTAAACCTGGGCAACGTGCTGCGGGCCATCCGCATCATGCTCCACAAGAAGGGCCTGGCCATGAGCCCAAGGCGCATCACCCTCTCCACCGTGGGCATCCCCAAGGGGATCTACCGGTTGGCGGAGGAGGATCTGGGGGTGCGCCTGGCCCTTTCCCTCCACGCCCCCGAGGACGAGACCCGCAAAAAGATCATCCCCACCGCCCACCGCTACTCCGTGGCGGAGGTCCTCGAGGCGGTACGCCACTACTACGCCAAGACCAAAAGGCGGGTCACCTTTGAGTACACCCTCCTCAAGGGTTTAAACGACCACCCCTGGCAGGCCAGGCTTCTCGCCAAGCTCCTTAAGGGCCTAAGCGCCCACGTGAACCTGATTCCCTTTAACCCCTGGGAAGGCGCTCCCGTGGAAGGCACCCCCAAGGCGGGCATCCTGGCCTTCGCGGAGGAACTGAGGCGCCTGGGGGTGCCCACCTCCATCCGCTGGAGCCGAGGGCAGGACGTGGGGGCGGCCTGCGGCCAGCTAGCCTTAAAGGCTCCCAAGGCCCTCACCTTCACAGCGACTCTAGAAGGCGCCGGGCGATGACCAGCTTCAGGATCTCGCTGGTACCCTCCCCGATGCGGGTCAGGCGGGCATCGCGCCAGTAGCGCTCCACCGGATAATCCTTGATGTACCCGTACCCTCCCAGGACCTGGATGGCCTCGTCGCAGGCCTTCACCGCCACCTCGCTGGCGAAGAGCTTGGCCTGGGCGGCCTCGAGGGTATAGGGCCTTCCCGCATCCCGAAGCTCCGCCGCCTTGAGGTAAAGAAGCCTCGCCGCCTCCAGCTCCGTGGCCGCCTCCGCCAGCTTGAAGGAAACCCCCTGGTATTCGGCGATGGGCCTGCCGAAGGCCTCCCTTTGCTTGGCGTAGCGCAGGGCGTAGTCCAAGGCCGCCCGACCCAGGCCCACCGCCATGGCGGCGATGCCGATCCGGCCCCCGTCCAGCACCCTTAAGACGTCGTAAAACCCCTTGCCCCGCTCCCCCAAAAGGCCTTCCTCGGGCACGAAGAGGTCCTCGAGGAGGAGCTGGGCGGTGTCGGAGGCGTTTAGGCCCAGCTTCTCCTCCTTGCGGCCCACCCTAAGGCCCCGCTCGGGGCGGAAAAAGGCGAAGGCGGAGAGGCCCAGGTGCTTCCTCTCCGGGCTTGGGGCGGGGTCGGTGCGGGCCACGATCACGTACACCCCGGCCACGCTCCCCTGGGTGATGAACTGCTTGGTGCCATTGAGCACATATCCCCCTGGCACCGGCTCGGCCCGGGTCTTGAGGGCAGCGGCATCCGAACCCGAGCCCGGCTCGGTAAGCCCCCAGGCCCCCAAAAGCTCCCCCGAGGCCAGCTTGGGCAGGAAGGTCTCCTTCTGCCTTTCGTTCCCCGCCAGGAGGATGTGCCCTGTGGCCAAGGAGTTGTGGCTGGCCACGGTGAGGGCCAGGGCCCCGTCGTAATAGGCGATCTCCTCCACCATGCGGGCGAAAAGCCGGCTTGCCAGCCCCGCCCCCCCGTAGGCCTCGGGCACCGTGGCCCCGAAGACGCCAAACTGGGCGAGCTTCCGCACCAGCTCAAAGGGAAAGGCCCCCGTGCGGTCCCGCTCCGCCGCCCCCGGGGCCACCTCCACCTTGAGGAACTCGCGGAAGGGCCCCAAGACCGCCCGCTCCTCCTGGCTTTCCTCAAACCAAAGCCCCATGGTGGGCATAGTATAACACTTTCTTGCGGCATAGCAAAAATACGTTACCCCACAGACCCCCGGAACCCCGGACCATGGGGTAGTTTCAAGGGGGATGCTCCTCCTGGCTGGCCCCACGGATACCGGCAAAACCACCCTGGCCTTAAAGCTTTTAGAAAAGGCCAAGGAAGCCTACCTCCTGGACCTGGACCCGGGACAAGGCTCCCTACCCGGGGCCTTCACCCTCTTCCACCACCGGGAAGGAACCCTCACTCTCCTACGCCGCCACCTTCTGGGGGCCCTGTCCCCCAGAGGGATGGAGGCGCAGGCGGTGGTGGGGGCCCTGCGCCTGGCGCGCCTCATCCCCGAAGGAAGCCCCGCCGTGGCCGACACGGATGGCTACCTGGACCCCGGGTTTCGGCTCTTACAGATTGAGGCCCTGGTGCCCACCGAGGTGCTGGTCCTGGGGTGGGAGGAACTTTACCAGGCCCTTTCCTGGCGCAAGGACCTAAGGGCGCGCCTGGCCCCGCCCCTTCAGGGGGTTCGCAGGAAAACCCCGGCCGAGAGGCGGAAAAACCGCCTGGAAAGGCTTTTTGCCCACTTCCAGGAAGCCAGGCCCCGCTCCCTTCCCCTTGGTCGCGTGCCCGCGTTCCCTATGGAACCCCCCGAGCCCCACCGGCTTTATGGGCTCCTGGACGAGGAGGGGTTCCTCCTGGGCTATGGGCGGCTTCTCGCCTGGGAAGGGGGGGAGGGCCTTTTCCTCACCCCCGCCTTGGAGGAGGTGGCCAAGGCGGTGCCCACCCGGCTTCTTCTCCCTATCCCCGCACTACCAGGTTGAGGATCTTGCCGGGGACGTAGATCTCCTTCACGATCTCCTTACCCTCCAAGTGGGCCTGGACGTTTCGCACCTTCCGGGCCTCCGCCAGGGCCACCTCCAGGGGGGCGTCCTTGGGGATCTGGATGGTGCCCCGCACCCTGCCGTTCACCTGCACCGCCACCTCCACCACCTCCTTTTCCAGGGCCTTCTCGTCCAGCTCGGGCCAACCCGCCTCAAAGAGGCTATCCGGCCAGAACCAGTGCCAAAGCTCCTCGGCGATGTGGGGGGCAAAGGGGAAGAGCATCTGCAGGTAATAGCGGAGGGCGGTGCGGTACACCGGGGTCACGGGGCGCTCCTTGCGGTAGTCGTAGAGGGCGTTCAAAAGCTCCATGAGGGCGGCGATGGCGGTGTTGAAGCGCAGGGCCTCGAGGTCCTCCGTGACCTTCTTCAAGGTGGCGTGGAGCTTCCGGTAAAGCTCCCGGTCCGGATCCTCCAGGGCCTCCGCCGGGAACTTCCCGCTGGTGGCCAGCAGGGCCTCCTTGTCCTCGGCCACCCGGCGCCAGATGCGGTTCAGGAAGCGCCAGGCCCCCTGCACCCCCTCCTCCGTCCAGACCATCTCGTTCTCCGGGGGCGCGGCGAAGAGGATGGTGATGCGGGCGATGTCCGCCCCCTCCTCCTTCACGAAGGGACCCACCATCACCCCGTTACCCTTGGACTTGCTCATCACCGCGGGCTTCCAGAAGTGCAGGGTGCCGTCCTCGTGGGGCCTGAGCTCCGCCCCCATCTTCCGCACTTCCTCCAGGGAAAGCTCCCTCTCGGGGATCTCCAGCCGGATGCGGGTGGGCTCGGGCAGGCGCACCCTCTCCCCTTCCACCTCTACGGGGCCGAAGTCGGTCCAGGCCAGGACCATGCCCTGGGTGAAAAGGCCCGTAAAAGGCTCCTCCACCTTCACCATCCCCAGGTCGTGGAGGAACTTGGTGAAGAAGCGGCTGTAGAGGAGGTGAAGCACCGCGTGCTCCACCCCGCCGATGTACTGGTCCACCGGCATCCAGAAGTTGGCCTTCTCAGGGTCAAAGGGGAGCTTCTCGTTTTTGGGATCGGCGTAGCGCAGGTAGTACCAGCTGGAGTCAAAGAAGGTGTCCATGGTGTCGGTGTCCCGCCGGGCGGGGCCGCCGCACCTGGGGCAGGTGGTCTCGTAGAACTCGGGGTGGGCCTCCAGGGGGCTTTTCCCCTTGGGGCGGATGTCCTCCACATCCTTGAGGTCGGGGAGGAGGACGGGAAGCTCCTCCTCGGGCACGGGCACCACCCCGCAGGCCTCGCAGTGGACCATGGGGATGGGGGTGCCCCAGTAGCGCTGGCGGCTGATCAGCCAGTCCCGGAGGCGGTAGGTGACCCTGGCCCTCCCCAGGCCCTTCTCCTCCAGCCAGGCCACCACCTTCCG is part of the Thermus caldilimi genome and harbors:
- a CDS encoding molybdenum cofactor biosynthesis protein → MRVEVRLFALYREQAGTDRLFLELPEGARVLHAKEALEKRFPGLRLEGGMAAVNQALAQGETPLKEGDEVAFLPPVSGGQDSYGLTHEPLDLKALVDWATAPEYGAVVSFLGTTRSPNRGEEVAFLEYEAYPGMAEKVMAEIIGEMRSRWPLGRVALWHRLGRVDPGEASIAIVVSARHRPEAFAACQYAIDRVKQILPVWKKEHRPDGSFWVEGFTPEGHRL
- a CDS encoding P-II family nitrogen regulator: MKLIVAIIRPEKLQDVLEALFRAEVRGLSISRVQGHGGETERVETYRGTTVKMALHEKIRLEIGVSDPFVRPTVEAILKAARTGEVGDGKIFVLPVEKVYRIRTGEEDQAAVTPVQ
- a CDS encoding Clp1/GlmU family protein: MLLLAGPTDTGKTTLALKLLEKAKEAYLLDLDPGQGSLPGAFTLFHHREGTLTLLRRHLLGALSPRGMEAQAVVGALRLARLIPEGSPAVADTDGYLDPGFRLLQIEALVPTEVLVLGWEELYQALSWRKDLRARLAPPLQGVRRKTPAERRKNRLERLFAHFQEARPRSLPLGRVPAFPMEPPEPHRLYGLLDEEGFLLGYGRLLAWEGGEGLFLTPALEEVAKAVPTRLLLPIPALPG
- a CDS encoding ammonium transporter, whose amino-acid sequence is MRKTLFIVASGLSGLALAEGVDGAATAWMLVSTALVLLMTPALAFFYGGLVRSKNALNTMMMSFATLGFVGVGWALLGYSLAFAEGGPWLGGLGHALLKGVGLEAKGEIPHLLFMAFQGTFAIITAALLTGGMVERMRFPALLLFLSLWGLLVYAPLAHWVWGGGFLGSLGALDFAGGTVVHINAGIAALVGALVLGARKDYGRQAILPHNVPFTLLGAALLWFGWFGFNGGSALSSGALASLAFVNTLLAPAATLVAWVLLDLLRTGKVTAVGLATAIVVGLVAITPAAGFVSPLSALVLGAVSAFPSYFFLLWRPKTRLDDSLDVFGAHGIAGTTGALLTGLLAEKAWNGVADGFLFGNPVQLAIQALAVGVAVAYSALGTFLLLKLVGLLTPLRASPKEEGLGLDVTQHGEEAYVEGEGAILVLSEASPPALKPAGGKA
- the rlmN gene encoding 23S rRNA (adenine(2503)-C(2))-methyltransferase RlmN, which gives rise to MRPILELLPEELPGEGFRKAQIARWLYARGAMDFSEMTDLPKGLREAWGQEWRISEFALVEAYPSRDGSVKYLFTLLDGKKTEAVYMPYPNRKTVCLSSMVGCPAGCTFCATGALGFGRNLTAAEILSQLLAIAHHQGISPRDIRNVVLMGMGEPLLNLGNVLRAIRIMLHKKGLAMSPRRITLSTVGIPKGIYRLAEEDLGVRLALSLHAPEDETRKKIIPTAHRYSVAEVLEAVRHYYAKTKRRVTFEYTLLKGLNDHPWQARLLAKLLKGLSAHVNLIPFNPWEGAPVEGTPKAGILAFAEELRRLGVPTSIRWSRGQDVGAACGQLALKAPKALTFTATLEGAGR
- a CDS encoding HrcA family transcriptional regulator; translated protein: MTARQRAILHLLVEVYIKTKAPVPSARLAEGLGLSPALARYELIALEEMGYLSKPHASAGRVPTRQAFRQYSLSLLPPKPLPEATQERLQRALEGAREPEAFLVKMAVGLSGYPALLRLRPRRSPRVLQVHLSPLPEGTLAVFVLEGGRVKEARLPLTLPTERLRQAEEALSGPFAALPPAPRGLEELFAHLSRALSAGLSLVYREGLSEALKEPEAKDTGFLERLVALYEAGGDEAVLTPPGRVDVRVGEVEGLSQVQAGFARGEWLGELVLLGPMRMRYLEALSVASSLSQVYTGQHAG
- a CDS encoding acyl-CoA dehydrogenase family protein; this encodes MGLWFEESQEERAVLGPFREFLKVEVAPGAAERDRTGAFPFELVRKLAQFGVFGATVPEAYGGAGLASRLFARMVEEIAYYDGALALTVASHNSLATGHILLAGNERQKETFLPKLASGELLGAWGLTEPGSGSDAAALKTRAEPVPGGYVLNGTKQFITQGSVAGVYVIVARTDPAPSPERKHLGLSAFAFFRPERGLRVGRKEEKLGLNASDTAQLLLEDLFVPEEGLLGERGKGFYDVLRVLDGGRIGIAAMAVGLGRAALDYALRYAKQREAFGRPIAEYQGVSFKLAEAATELEAARLLYLKAAELRDAGRPYTLEAAQAKLFASEVAVKACDEAIQVLGGYGYIKDYPVERYWRDARLTRIGEGTSEILKLVIARRLLESL
- a CDS encoding Uma2 family endonuclease, giving the protein MTERSLRPLTEEEYLALEGASPVRHELVGGIPYAMAGASLDHNLLVTNLVALLKPLARAKGCRVYSETVKLRLAEDTFYYPDVMVVCGPKAHPLYETAPCLVVEVLSPSTEAQDRREKLARYLRLPSLEGYLLLESEGRGGTLYRRTAEGFLAEPLEESFALPCVGGRLSLAEVYEGVA
- the leuS gene encoding leucine--tRNA ligase codes for the protein MEKYNPHAIEPKWQRFWKEKGFMKAKEAPGKRGKQYVLVMFPYPSGDLHMGHLKNYTMGDVLARFRRVQGYEVLHPMGWDAFGLPAENAALKFGVHPKDWTYENIRQAKESLELMGILYDWDREVTTCEPDYYRWNQWIFIKMWEKGLAYRAGGLVNWCPKCQTVLANEQVVEGRCWRHEDTPVEKRELVQWYLRITAYADRLLEDLEGLRWPEKVKAMQRAWIGRSEGAEIHFPVEGLGEAITVFTTRPDTLFGATFLVLAPEHPLTLKLASPERRAEVEAYVEAARRKTEIERQAEGREKTGVFLGAYAQNPATGERIPIWTADYVLYGYGTGAIMAVPGHDGRDFEFAKKFGLPIRKVIERPGKPLPEPLEAAYEEPGVMVNSGPFDGTESEEGKRKVVAWLEEKGLGRARVTYRLRDWLISRQRYWGTPIPMVHCEACGVVPVPEEELPVLLPDLKDVEDIRPKGKSPLEAHPEFYETTCPRCGGPARRDTDTMDTFFDSSWYYLRYADPKNEKLPFDPEKANFWMPVDQYIGGVEHAVLHLLYSRFFTKFLHDLGMVKVEEPFTGLFTQGMVLAWTDFGPVEVEGERVRLPEPTRIRLEIPERELSLEEVRKMGAELRPHEDGTLHFWKPAVMSKSKGNGVMVGPFVKEEGADIARITILFAAPPENEMVWTEEGVQGAWRFLNRIWRRVAEDKEALLATSGKFPAEALEDPDRELYRKLHATLKKVTEDLEALRFNTAIAALMELLNALYDYRKERPVTPVYRTALRYYLQMLFPFAPHIAEELWHWFWPDSLFEAGWPELDEKALEKEVVEVAVQVNGRVRGTIQIPKDAPLEVALAEARKVRNVQAHLEGKEIVKEIYVPGKILNLVVRG